A single region of the Mechercharimyces sp. CAU 1602 genome encodes:
- a CDS encoding conserved virulence factor C family protein, which yields MRIVSIEPTPSPLSMKINVDQPLPDGVRYSIHAANKEEAPTYIKRIMEIEGIKSIFQVKDFIAVDRHPKVSWERILPQVRVVFGEKTATKTSEEELEEGFGEVQVAVQMFRGLPVQVKVTAGDAVRRVALPQRFADAVLRAQAAAENMVLERKWIEQDVRYGELDEVADTVAQEFAAAYDEGRLNTLVSRALRQDKVAAGPEPLEKLSYDEVEAALSDEDWKKRYAALVRIDINEETLPLLGRALQDPNMSIRRLATAFLGEAENREAVLPYLYEALRDASATVRRTAGDTLSDIGDPEAMEPMCEALFDRNRIVRWRAARFLYEVGDESVLPALKKAIDDPEFEVKMQVQLAIERIEGGHEASGSVWQQMTRRLEEDRDK from the coding sequence ATGCGAATTGTATCAATAGAACCGACACCAAGCCCATTATCGATGAAAATTAATGTAGATCAACCTTTGCCTGATGGTGTGCGTTATAGCATACATGCGGCAAACAAAGAGGAAGCACCCACCTATATCAAACGAATCATGGAGATTGAAGGAATTAAAAGTATTTTCCAGGTAAAAGATTTCATTGCTGTGGATCGACATCCAAAAGTAAGTTGGGAGAGGATTTTACCGCAGGTGCGAGTTGTGTTTGGAGAGAAGACAGCGACAAAAACTTCGGAGGAAGAGCTAGAAGAGGGTTTTGGAGAGGTTCAAGTTGCAGTTCAGATGTTCCGTGGCTTACCAGTTCAAGTAAAGGTGACCGCAGGTGATGCTGTTCGTCGCGTTGCACTACCACAGCGGTTTGCAGATGCTGTTCTTCGAGCGCAGGCGGCTGCGGAGAATATGGTGTTGGAGCGTAAGTGGATAGAACAAGATGTACGGTACGGTGAATTAGATGAAGTGGCAGATACTGTTGCGCAAGAATTTGCTGCCGCATATGATGAGGGTCGTCTTAATACTTTAGTTAGCCGGGCTTTGCGTCAAGATAAAGTAGCAGCAGGACCGGAACCGCTAGAAAAGCTTTCTTATGATGAAGTGGAAGCCGCACTATCTGACGAGGATTGGAAAAAGCGGTATGCTGCCCTTGTTCGGATTGATATTAACGAGGAAACATTACCTTTGCTCGGTAGAGCGCTTCAGGATCCCAATATGTCGATACGTCGGCTGGCAACTGCTTTTCTTGGGGAAGCAGAAAACCGCGAGGCTGTTCTCCCATATCTATACGAAGCACTCCGTGACGCATCTGCTACAGTACGGCGTACCGCAGGTGATACGCTGTCGGATATTGGAGATCCTGAGGCGATGGAGCCGATGTGCGAAGCGCTTTTCGATCGGAATCGGATCGTGCGCTGGCGTGCCGCTCGTTTTCTCTATGAGGTGGGGGATGAGTCAGTATTGCCTGCATTGAAGAAGGCGATTGATGATCCAGAATTTGAAGTGAAAATGCAGGTGCAACTGGCGATTGAGCGGATTGAAGGCGGACATGAAGCAAGCGGTTCCGTTTGGCAACAGATGACGCGGCGTTTGGAAGAAGATCGAGATAAATAG
- a CDS encoding M20/M25/M40 family metallo-hydrolase: protein MINQERILNEFLELVKTDSQTGEERELCDLLTEKLTKMGFEVVEDDSATVTGHGSGNLVATLPATVADAPAIYFTAHMDTVAPGKGVKPSLEGEYIITDGTTTLGADDKAGLAAMLEGVKTIQEQKIPHGKIQFIITAGEESGLVGAKNLDASLVQADYGFAIDSNGPVGHIVTSAPSQVLFKATIKGKSAHAGVNPEDGVSAIQVASLAISKMKLGRIDDETTANIGRFQGGTAMNVIPEQVEIIAEARSRDEQKLQAQVDHMKKAFIEAATERNATVELEVDKMYPAYKFSESDLVVQKAITAVKKVGRTPQLLASGGGSDANVIAGLGIPTVNFGIGYEEIHTTNERMPLSELYKAAELIVALIEVSCE, encoded by the coding sequence ATGATAAACCAAGAACGGATATTAAACGAGTTTTTAGAACTAGTGAAGACAGATAGTCAGACCGGTGAGGAGCGCGAACTGTGTGATCTGTTGACAGAGAAGCTGACGAAGATGGGGTTTGAGGTAGTAGAAGATGATTCGGCGACGGTAACGGGACATGGTTCAGGTAATCTCGTAGCAACATTACCAGCTACTGTAGCAGATGCTCCTGCTATTTACTTTACCGCTCATATGGATACGGTAGCTCCAGGAAAAGGTGTGAAGCCGTCACTTGAAGGGGAATATATTATTACAGATGGAACAACGACATTAGGTGCGGATGATAAAGCAGGCTTGGCGGCAATGTTAGAAGGGGTTAAAACGATTCAGGAACAAAAGATTCCACATGGCAAGATTCAATTTATCATCACAGCAGGGGAGGAGTCGGGTTTGGTAGGGGCTAAAAATCTAGATGCCTCTCTTGTGCAGGCGGATTATGGGTTTGCCATTGATTCCAACGGTCCGGTAGGTCATATTGTCACTTCAGCCCCTTCGCAAGTCTTATTTAAAGCTACGATCAAAGGAAAGTCGGCACATGCGGGTGTCAATCCGGAAGACGGCGTTAGTGCTATTCAAGTAGCAAGCCTAGCGATATCGAAGATGAAGCTAGGCCGAATTGATGACGAGACGACTGCTAATATCGGTAGGTTTCAAGGTGGAACGGCAATGAATGTTATCCCAGAACAAGTAGAGATTATTGCTGAGGCTCGCAGTCGGGATGAACAGAAGTTGCAAGCACAAGTAGATCATATGAAGAAAGCATTTATCGAAGCGGCAACAGAGCGTAATGCTACGGTTGAATTAGAAGTGGATAAGATGTATCCTGCTTACAAGTTTTCTGAATCTGACCTGGTTGTGCAAAAGGCGATTACAGCTGTTAAAAAGGTGGGGCGGACTCCACAGTTGTTGGCTAGTGGGGGCGGCAGTGACGCTAACGTTATTGCGGGATTAGGGATTCCCACAGTTAATTTCGGGATCGGGTACGAGGAGATTCATACGACCAACGAACGGATGCCGCTATCAGAGTTATATAAAGCAGCAGAGTTGATTGTGGCGCTCATCGAGGTCTCGTGTGAATAA
- the mce gene encoding methylmalonyl-CoA epimerase — translation MTVSPSKVGHIGIAVRSLEASLPFYTDILGLKWEGTEDVPSEQVRVAFLKVGETRIELLEPMSAESAIASFIAKRGEGIHHIALDVEGIEEKLSYLGEQQIQLIHEQPKQGAHGAKVAFLHPKSTGSVLYELCESKPE, via the coding sequence ATGACAGTTTCTCCCTCTAAGGTAGGGCATATTGGGATTGCGGTACGCAGTTTAGAAGCGTCTCTCCCTTTTTATACAGATATCTTGGGTTTGAAGTGGGAAGGAACAGAGGACGTACCGAGTGAGCAGGTACGTGTTGCCTTTTTGAAGGTTGGAGAAACACGGATTGAATTATTGGAACCTATGTCTGCAGAGAGCGCTATCGCTTCCTTCATCGCCAAACGAGGTGAGGGCATTCATCACATTGCTCTTGATGTGGAAGGAATTGAAGAGAAACTTTCGTATTTGGGGGAGCAACAGATTCAACTTATTCATGAGCAGCCAAAACAGGGGGCACATGGAGCCAAAGTTGCTTTTTTGCATCCAAAATCGACCGGCAGTGTGTTGTACGAGCTGTGTGAATCTAAACCAGAATAG
- a CDS encoding acyl-CoA carboxylase subunit beta, with amino-acid sequence MYRKIDDMYERRRRVEQGGGDERRKKQHERGKLTARERIDLLLDEDSFVELNPFIEHRSTSLGMDQVEAPGEGVVTGYGKIHGRLMYVFAQDFTVFGGALGEMHALKIARIMDLAAKNGAPIIGLNDSGGARIQEGVMSLDGYGHIFYRNSIYSGVIPQISVIMGPCAGGAVYSPAITDFVFMVEKTSQMFITGPKVIETVTGEKISAEDLGGAQVHSTISGNAHFTEKTEPEVLDEVRRLLGFLPQNNVEDPPRLFYKEEDEWREELAEVVPVEGTKVYDVRKVIDLIVDDGDFMEVQRGFAKNIVIGLGRIDGQTVGIAANQPKVMAGGLDINSADKLSRFIRFCDSFNIPFVTFVDVTGFFPGVNQEHGGIIRHGAKILYAYSEATVPKISVITRKAFGGAYVALNSKSIGADVVYAWPSAEVAVMGPEGAANIIYGREIAESEHPEQIRQDKIADYRERFANPYVAASHGMVDDVIDPRETRKKLKEALWMLKTKRETRPTKKHGNIPL; translated from the coding sequence ATGTATCGTAAAATAGATGATATGTATGAACGACGGCGCAGAGTGGAGCAGGGTGGGGGCGACGAGCGGCGCAAAAAACAACATGAGCGCGGAAAACTGACAGCCCGGGAGCGAATTGATCTACTTTTGGATGAAGATAGCTTTGTTGAACTTAACCCATTTATAGAACATCGCTCAACCAGTTTAGGTATGGACCAGGTAGAAGCTCCGGGTGAAGGAGTGGTGACAGGCTATGGCAAAATTCATGGTCGGCTCATGTACGTATTTGCGCAAGATTTTACGGTATTCGGTGGAGCGCTGGGAGAGATGCATGCTCTTAAAATCGCCCGTATCATGGACTTGGCGGCAAAAAATGGGGCCCCCATCATTGGTTTAAATGATTCGGGTGGAGCACGGATTCAAGAAGGGGTTATGTCGTTAGATGGGTATGGACATATCTTTTATCGCAATTCTATTTATTCGGGTGTGATTCCGCAGATTTCCGTTATTATGGGGCCGTGTGCAGGTGGAGCTGTCTACTCACCTGCTATTACAGATTTTGTATTTATGGTGGAAAAGACGAGTCAAATGTTTATTACAGGTCCCAAAGTGATTGAAACCGTGACAGGAGAGAAGATAAGCGCAGAAGACCTTGGAGGGGCCCAAGTACATTCTACTATTAGTGGCAATGCTCACTTTACGGAGAAGACAGAACCTGAGGTATTAGATGAAGTGCGTCGCTTATTGGGGTTCCTACCACAAAATAATGTAGAGGATCCCCCGCGCCTTTTCTATAAAGAAGAGGATGAGTGGCGAGAAGAATTAGCCGAAGTGGTACCGGTAGAAGGGACGAAAGTGTACGACGTACGTAAAGTGATTGATCTCATCGTAGACGATGGCGACTTTATGGAAGTGCAACGAGGTTTTGCTAAAAATATTGTTATTGGATTAGGGCGTATTGATGGACAAACCGTGGGTATAGCGGCAAATCAACCGAAGGTGATGGCAGGCGGTTTGGATATTAATTCAGCGGATAAGTTAAGTCGTTTCATTCGCTTCTGTGATTCGTTTAATATCCCGTTTGTCACCTTTGTAGATGTGACCGGCTTTTTTCCTGGGGTTAATCAGGAACATGGAGGAATTATTCGCCATGGAGCTAAAATCTTATACGCTTATTCGGAAGCGACCGTACCCAAAATTTCAGTGATTACCCGAAAAGCATTTGGTGGGGCGTATGTTGCACTTAATTCGAAGTCGATTGGGGCGGATGTCGTCTATGCTTGGCCGAGTGCAGAAGTGGCAGTGATGGGACCTGAAGGAGCAGCTAATATTATATATGGTCGTGAGATTGCAGAGAGTGAGCACCCTGAACAAATTCGACAAGATAAAATTGCTGACTATCGTGAGCGCTTTGCAAACCCGTATGTAGCGGCATCCCATGGAATGGTAGACGATGTGATTGATCCGCGTGAAACAAGAAAAAAATTAAAAGAAGCATTATGGATGTTGAAAACGAAACGAGAGACACGTCCAACGAAGAAACATGGGAACATTCCTTTATAA
- a CDS encoding M20/M25/M40 family metallo-hydrolase: MMNEKRLLAEFLELVQTDSQTGDEREICDLLTKKLTELGFDVVEDDSARVTGHGSGNLIATLAPTQENTSRIYFTAHMDTVAPGKGVQPSLQEGYVVTDGTTTLGADDKAGLAAMLEGVRSLQEQKLPHGQIQFIITAGEESGLVGAKNLDHSFVQADYGFAIDSNGPVGQIYNSAVAKASLFATIIGKPAHAGVNPEDGKSAIEVACRAIAHMKLGRIDDETTANVGKYDGGTAMNVVAERVELVAEARSRNNEKLQAQLDHMVTTIEKTALSMGVRADIDVHNMYSAYSFSEQDEVVQKAIAAVKEIGRTPELKASGGGSDANVIASLGIPTVNLGIGYEEIHTTNERMPVQELVKAAELVLALIKGASNK; the protein is encoded by the coding sequence ATAATGAACGAAAAACGCTTATTAGCTGAGTTTTTGGAATTAGTGCAGACAGATAGTCAAACAGGGGACGAACGGGAAATATGTGATTTGCTAACGAAGAAGTTAACTGAACTTGGCTTTGACGTGGTAGAAGACGACTCTGCCCGAGTAACAGGTCATGGCTCAGGAAATCTGATTGCTACGTTAGCACCCACGCAAGAGAACACGTCGCGAATCTATTTTACCGCTCATATGGATACGGTAGCCCCGGGTAAGGGGGTCCAACCTTCTTTGCAGGAGGGTTATGTAGTGACGGATGGGACAACTACCTTAGGGGCAGATGATAAAGCAGGGTTGGCAGCGATGTTAGAAGGAGTGCGTTCGCTTCAGGAACAAAAGCTCCCTCACGGTCAGATTCAATTTATTATTACGGCAGGCGAAGAGTCGGGACTGGTTGGAGCAAAAAATTTAGATCACTCCTTTGTACAGGCAGACTACGGATTTGCAATAGATTCCAATGGACCTGTGGGTCAAATTTATAACTCAGCCGTTGCCAAAGCGAGTTTGTTCGCCACAATCATAGGCAAGCCTGCTCATGCTGGTGTTAATCCTGAGGACGGTAAGAGCGCCATTGAAGTAGCTTGTCGAGCTATTGCTCACATGAAGTTGGGGCGTATTGATGATGAGACCACTGCGAATGTGGGAAAATACGATGGTGGGACAGCGATGAATGTAGTGGCGGAGAGAGTGGAGTTAGTAGCAGAAGCGCGCAGTCGTAACAATGAGAAGCTACAAGCACAACTAGATCATATGGTGACGACCATAGAGAAGACTGCACTGTCGATGGGTGTTAGAGCAGATATTGATGTTCATAACATGTATTCTGCCTACTCCTTTTCTGAACAAGATGAAGTGGTGCAAAAGGCAATCGCAGCTGTGAAAGAAATAGGGCGTACACCAGAATTAAAAGCGAGTGGTGGCGGTAGCGATGCTAATGTGATTGCTAGCTTAGGGATACCTACAGTTAATTTAGGTATTGGTTATGAAGAAATTCATACAACCAATGAACGAATGCCCGTTCAGGAGTTAGTCAAAGCGGCTGAATTGGTGCTGGCTTTGATTAAAGGAGCTTCAAATAAATAA
- a CDS encoding cobalamin B12-binding domain-containing protein yields the protein MERPIRVLVAKPGLDGHDRGALIIAQALRDEGMEVIYTGLRQSPAQIAVAAIQEDVDVIGLSCLSGAHNELFPAVVQLLKEKGGDDILVVGGGVIPQEDIRFLEEQGIAKVFTPGTKTKETADFIRQAVAERKANS from the coding sequence ATGGAGAGACCGATTCGAGTGCTGGTAGCAAAACCAGGCTTAGATGGTCATGACCGCGGTGCCTTAATCATTGCTCAAGCATTGCGTGATGAGGGGATGGAAGTGATCTATACGGGGTTGCGGCAATCACCTGCACAAATTGCTGTTGCTGCTATTCAAGAAGATGTAGACGTAATTGGCCTTTCATGTTTATCTGGTGCACATAATGAGCTGTTTCCCGCTGTTGTGCAGCTTTTGAAAGAAAAAGGGGGGGACGATATTCTTGTGGTCGGTGGCGGTGTGATCCCGCAAGAAGATATTCGTTTTTTAGAGGAACAAGGAATTGCGAAAGTGTTTACCCCAGGAACGAAGACGAAGGAGACTGCTGATTTTATTCGCCAGGCAGTGGCAGAAAGGAAGGCAAACTCATGA
- a CDS encoding methylmalonyl-CoA mutase, giving the protein MSEKSFEEQYQEWEAYTQKLLEKYPERQQEFATLSGIQVERLYTQDEDVALNEKLGLPGMYPYTRGIRPTMYRGRYWTMRQYAGFGSASETNKRFRYLLEQGQTGLSVAFDLPTQIGYDSDDPMAAGEVGKVGVAIDSLADMEMLLAGIPLDKVSTSMTINAPASVLLAMYLAVGEKQGVPLRQLTGTIQNDILKEYIARGTYIFPPQPSMRLITDIFAFCAQEVPKWNTISISGYHIREAGSTAVQEVAFTLADGIAYVEAAIAAGLDVDRFAPRLSFFFNAHNHFFEEVAKFRAARRMWARLMKERFQAKDARSLQLRFHTQTGGSTLTAQQPDNNVVRVAMQALSAVMGGTQSLHTNARDEALALPTEESARIALRTQQILAYESGVADTVDPLGGSYYIEALTDRMEEEAMRYIERIDELGGAVHAVEQGYMQREIHRVALETQREIESGKQVVVGVNRFRMENEQEPELYRVDPALGREQIKRLHQVRAQRNQQEVDRCLHALKQAAQGSDNLMPHIFTAVKAYATVGEICHALREIFGEYQPV; this is encoded by the coding sequence GTGTCTGAAAAGTCATTTGAAGAACAATATCAGGAATGGGAAGCTTATACTCAGAAGCTGTTAGAAAAGTATCCGGAAAGACAACAGGAATTTGCTACTTTATCGGGTATTCAGGTGGAGAGATTGTATACGCAAGACGAGGATGTCGCCCTGAATGAAAAGTTGGGGCTACCCGGTATGTATCCTTATACACGCGGAATTCGTCCTACTATGTATCGGGGGCGATATTGGACGATGCGCCAATATGCGGGCTTTGGCTCAGCGAGTGAGACCAATAAACGCTTTCGCTATTTGTTAGAGCAAGGGCAGACAGGATTAAGTGTGGCTTTTGATCTACCAACACAGATTGGATACGATTCAGATGATCCGATGGCCGCAGGTGAAGTAGGGAAAGTGGGAGTGGCGATCGATTCCCTCGCTGATATGGAAATGCTGTTGGCCGGTATACCCCTAGATAAAGTGAGTACATCAATGACGATTAACGCACCAGCCTCTGTGTTGCTGGCGATGTATTTGGCCGTGGGTGAAAAGCAAGGCGTACCTTTACGACAACTGACAGGGACGATTCAAAATGATATCTTAAAGGAATATATCGCTCGTGGAACCTATATTTTTCCACCACAGCCATCCATGCGCCTTATTACCGATATCTTCGCCTTTTGTGCACAAGAGGTACCCAAGTGGAACACAATTAGTATTAGTGGTTACCATATTCGTGAGGCAGGCTCTACAGCGGTACAAGAAGTTGCCTTTACATTAGCAGATGGAATTGCTTATGTGGAAGCGGCTATCGCCGCTGGCTTAGATGTGGATCGGTTTGCACCGCGCTTATCCTTTTTCTTTAACGCTCATAATCATTTCTTCGAAGAAGTGGCGAAGTTTCGAGCGGCTCGGCGGATGTGGGCACGCTTGATGAAAGAGCGCTTTCAAGCTAAGGATGCGCGCTCTCTTCAATTACGTTTTCATACGCAGACAGGTGGTTCTACCCTGACAGCACAACAACCAGATAACAACGTCGTGCGCGTAGCAATGCAAGCGCTCTCAGCTGTGATGGGTGGCACGCAAAGCTTACATACGAATGCTCGTGATGAGGCGCTAGCTCTACCGACAGAGGAGTCGGCGCGAATCGCACTTCGTACTCAACAAATATTAGCGTACGAAAGTGGCGTCGCCGATACCGTAGATCCGTTGGGTGGGTCTTACTATATAGAAGCGTTAACGGACCGTATGGAAGAAGAAGCAATGCGCTACATTGAACGGATTGATGAATTGGGCGGGGCCGTTCATGCGGTCGAACAGGGATATATGCAACGAGAAATTCATCGTGTTGCCCTGGAGACACAACGTGAGATTGAGTCGGGTAAACAAGTGGTAGTAGGGGTAAACCGCTTTCGCATGGAAAACGAACAGGAACCTGAGTTATATCGAGTAGATCCAGCCCTCGGTCGAGAGCAAATTAAGCGGTTACACCAAGTACGCGCACAAAGGAATCAGCAGGAAGTGGATCGGTGCTTGCATGCGCTTAAGCAAGCGGCACAGGGAAGCGATAATTTAATGCCACATATTTTTACCGCGGTGAAAGCGTATGCAACGGTGGGCGAGATCTGTCATGCATTGCGTGAAATCTTTGGAGAGTATCAGCCAGTTTAG